caacaagtgctaagtatctctgggaactccttcaagactgttggaagaccatttcaggggactacctcttaaagctcatcaagagaatgccaagagtgtgcaaagcagtaatcaaagcaaaaggtggctactttgaagaacctagaatatgacatattttcagttgtttcacacttgtttgttatgtatataattccacatgtgttaattcatagttttgatgccttcatagtcatgaaaataaagaaaactctttgaatgagaaggtgtgtccaaacttttggtctgtactgtatatatatatatatatatacacacacacatttttatgcattttatataaGAATCTAGCTCTCACGAAATGAGGAGAATCCCGGACGTTCTATTTTTCCATTATACATTGTTAAACCAAGCACCATAATGGTGGTTTCACAAATTTTGTTTTTGGGGAAATAAATACAATTTTGTGGCAATTTTTCAAGCAGgtcttttgagccaaagccaggggtagattcaatatatgaatataaaggaaggacttttccttcctgctggatccgctTCAGATGTTGGCTTGAAAACTGCAAGACAAACTACATGTGTCTGTCTAATCGGAATGTTATTAATTTGTCTacttgtggtttaaaaaaaatcataaaatgtatttttaattgTAACAGAAAAGCCCAGTAGAAACCCAGAAGGAAACTTCATGTTAAATTATAAAGAAGAAGATATCATGCAGCGCTCTTCAGGGGAAAACCTAATTTCCTGTAAAGTACTTCCAGGAGATCACAGTACAGATCTATTGTATAATCTCCCTAAATCTGAGGAACCTTCTCCCGACTTGCAGATTGTTACCATGGCTCCAGATCTATCATATAATCCTCTTAATCATGAGGAACCTtttcctgaccaatcacagattgctACTACAAGTACTGAGCAGAAAGGGGGTAAAATGTTTAACTGCAGTGAATGTGGAAAACAGTTTGCTTACAGCTCCGGTCTTTGTAGACATAgacgaattcacacaggagagaagacaTACTCATGTTCACTATGTAGGAAatgttttttaaataaatcagatcttgttagacatgagagaagtcacacaggagagaagccatattcatgctctgaatgtgggaaatgtttcactgaaaaatcagctcttgttaatcatgagagaattcacacaggagaaaagccattttcatgtttacaATGTGGGAAGTGCTTCACAGAAAAATCAAATCTCATAACCCATCAGAGAATGCAcagaggagagaaaccatatccatgttcagtatgtgggaaatgttttacaggtaAATCAAATCTTAATCggcataagagaattcacacaggagagaagccgtattcttgttcagaatgtgggaaatgtttcaaagAAAAATCAGGTCTCTTAACACATGAGTTAACTCACACAGGTGTGAggtcattttcatgttcagaatgtgggaaatactttacaaataaatcaaatcttcttatacatcagagaattcacagaggagagaagccatattcgtgttcagaatgtgggaaatgtttcacagTGATATCAAATCTCCttacacatcagagaagtcacacaggagagaagccgtattcatgctcagaatgtgagaaatgtttcataaataaatcaaatcttattatacatgagagaagtcacacaggagagaaaccatatttttgttcagaatgtgggaaatgttttacaaacaaATCAAATCTTAGCAAGcatgaaagaattcacacaggagagaagccattttcatgttcagtatgtggcaaatgttttacaaataaatccGATCTttttaaacatgagagaattcacacaggagaaaagtcatattcatgttcagaatgtgggaaatgttttacaactaAATCATATCTTAtaagacatgagagaattcacacaggagagagactttattcatgttcagtatgtgggaaatgttttacaaataaatctGATCTTAtgaaacatgagagaattcacacaggagagaaaccatattcctgTTCaatatgtgggaaatgctttacaaataaatcaaatcttattacacatgagagaattcacacaggtgtGAGGTCTTtttcatgttcaaaatgtgggaaatactttacaaataaatcaaatcttcttatacatcagagaagtcacacaggggagaagccatattcatgctcagaatgtgcgaAATGTTTCATAAATAAATCAAATCTTCttatacatcagagaagtcacacaggggagaagccgtattcatgctccgaatgtgagaaatgtttcataaataaatcaaatcttattatacatgagagaagtcacacaggagagaaaccatatttttgttcagaatgtgggaaatgttttacaaacaaATCAGATCTTAGCAAGcatgaaagaattcacacaggagagaagccattttcatgttcagtatgtggcaaatgttttacaaataaatcagaTCTTtgtaaacatgagagaattcacacaggagagaagtcatattcatgttcagaatgtggaaaatcttttacAACTAAATCATATCTTTtaagacatgagagaattcacacaggagagagactgtattcatgttcagaatgtgggaaatgttttacaaataaatcagaTCTTAtgaaacatgagagaattcacacaggagagaaaccatattcctgTTCaatatgtgggaaatgctttacaaataaatcaaatcttattacacatgagagaattcacacaggagagaagccgtattcttgtccagaatgtgggaaatgttttacaaataaatcagaTCTTATAAAGCATGAGAAACGTCACACAATGTTAATGCTTTGATTAATGTTTTACAAGTAAATCACATCTATTACGTATGAactcatcagagaattcacacagagaAGAAACCTTATTTTGTTCAGAATTTGGGGAAATGCTATATTCTTATTCACAAACattaaagagacaaaaaaaagtttacttTTTGGGTGGATCTATCAAATGCGCAAAATATATTTACCAGAGATTACCTGTGATTGTGATTCAAGGAGGAATAATATTGTGGATGTAAGGAAGAAAAAAGAAGTGAAGCTAAGTTGTCCCCATTAAGCTAGTTTACTGTATTCATACCTCCACCCATACTGCAGAAATGTCCAGGGTGTCACAGTGAAAAAGGAAGCACACCTCATGTAGATGTAACGTATGTGGACACATCAGTATTTGGTCTTTATTCATAAAGTATGTCATGGTAACCGTGATGGAATTGAATAAAACAACAATAAAATTTGACTTTGCAATAATTTGTAAAACATAAAATTCCTGATCTGCCGTTTCTTTTTGTCTTGAATACCCGATGTTGTCCCTCCAGGAGATTCTTATTTTACTGCCTGTTTCATACTTGTGTCATGAACACGACATCTCAGCATGTGATAGGGGCGCAACTGCAGGGGGTCGATCTTTATGAACCCATTCAGTCTTGCACTTACATTTCACTCCAGGCTGCAAAAGAAGAGTAAATTATACCCCAACTACATTGCCTTTTGTTATGGTGGCCAAGAAGCCAATCTGTAAGAAAAGAAGGACACACCACTTTCAGGCATGACTTTTTGAAAAACTGTGGGCCATTAGACTACGAAGACTAAAAATTAAgggtttaataataaaaaaaaaagtaagagtgcttccaaaaatatttaaaaagacaAAATGACTTAGAAACGTAAAAGTTTTAAAATAAAGGGGATCAAGTAACAGGATCCCTAACACAAGTCTTCTGTGCCTCGAGGGTAGGCAGAGCAGTTGAATTCATACCTCTGAGGTGTAACAAGGATGGAGAAACAGAGCAAAAAGTGGGGTGTATTAAAACTTGTGTCATTGTATATGTCCTAAATGATTGAGGCGAACaataagtgaaaaataaaaatgaagataTCTGAAGATCTATCTAAGGATAAAACACCAGTAACTAAACCATAAGCGCAAGGGTCCTAGGAAGGGTAATAAAATGATTCAACtcttacccttaaaggggttctctgggaattttgCTTGTTGCTAATTTGTGGAAGGAACATGTTTTACGTAGCACTTACCCTCCCTCACTTCCACTATGTCGCCGTCTTCTCACACTGTGGGCCCTTCTGCCCGGGTCCCAACTGGATGTGGTCTTTTCAGCTACATTGACTataatgcagctgaacaggaaaagaagcGGCCACATCCAGTCAGCACCCGTGTGGAAGAGTCCACAGCAGTGAGGGAGGGTAGGTACTATGTAGAATACATCTTGAGGGTTGGGTCTCCTGTGTTGCAAAGTACGGTAAGGTTACTATCCCTATTAATTCCTATATGGGAGTAGCCAGGTGGTTGTAATCCCTAAAACTCTAACTACAGAGCACCCGcctaataagggtgacaccaactaGAACCTCTCCCTGTTTATGGTCCTGC
The sequence above is a segment of the Bufo bufo chromosome 4, aBufBuf1.1, whole genome shotgun sequence genome. Coding sequences within it:
- the LOC120997459 gene encoding zinc finger protein OZF-like, which codes for MLNYKEEDIMQRSSGENLISCKVLPGDHSTDLLYNLPKSEEPSPDLQIVTMAPDLSYNPLNHEEPFPDQSQIATTSTEQKGGKMFNCSECGKQFAYSSGLCRHRRIHTGEKTYSCSLCRKCFLNKSDLVRHERSHTGEKPYSCSECGKCFTEKSALVNHERIHTGEKPFSCLQCGKCFTEKSNLITHQRMHRGEKPYPCSVCGKCFTGKSNLNRHKRIHTGEKPYSCSECGKCFKEKSGLLTHELTHTGVRSFSCSECGKYFTNKSNLLIHQRIHRGEKPYSCSECGKCFTVISNLLTHQRSHTGEKPYSCSECEKCFINKSNLIIHERSHTGEKPYFCSECGKCFTNKSNLSKHERIHTGEKPFSCSVCGKCFTNKSDLFKHERIHTGEKSYSCSESALKVSEKHLGDFTQRR